DNA from Helicobacter pylori:
TTTAAGACCTTGTTTTCTTCGCATTTAGACGCTTTGAACGCCAAATCCGTTGTGGCTAACGACCGAAATTACGGCGTTACAGGCTCAGGCAATGTCCTTTCTAATAAAGATGGCGAATACATGCCTAGTGAGGGGGAATTCCACATGGCGTATCAAGGCAAGGGCTGGTTTGTGATAGGGCCCAATAAAAACGGGGAAATGACCATCAATAAAGACGGCTTTAGCAAAAAACAGGATAATTTTCTCACGCGCGCCGGGAATTTCGCCAGGGACGCTGATGGCTATTTGGTAACCCCTGAGGGCTATTATGTTTATGGTATTGATTTGAAAAAAATCAAAGACGGCACGCTCAATTCCACCGCTAGAGATGAAGACATTGAAAAATTGCATGGCAACACCCTTTCGCCCTTACAAATCCCCCAGGATTTGACTTACCAGCCCGTGCTTAGCACGAAAGTGAATATTAGCGTGAATCTAAACCCTAAAGACCATTTAAAGGGCGTGCAAGATTTTTTCTTAAACGATAAGGGCGAAATCATTAAAGAGCGTTTTTTAAACCAGGATATTAACGCTTTAGCGAATGACGATAACGAGCCAATAGACGCGATCACCAATCGTAAATTGAATGTGAGTATCCAAAAAGGAGATGGCAAAAAAGAGGATTTTGTTTTCACTTATGGGGACGCTGAAAAAGGCGAAAACCAATTCAAAACCTTAGGCGATTTGCAAAAACTCCTTAAAGAAAAAACCGGGCTAGACTTGAACCTCATCAAAAGCGAAAAAGACGCCAAAAGCCCCCCTCTTTTATTAGAGATCGCTAATCCTAGCGAAACGCCTATCACTTTTAGCTTGAGTGGGGGCATTGCGGATAAATTGGGCTTGAACGCGAATCAAATGGAATTGAAAAAGGGCATCAGCAGGGATTCAGTGGCGATCAAAATCCCTTATTACAGCACAGAAGTGGATATTTATGATAAAGCCGGGGATAAATACTTGCTCCAAAGCGAATACTACATGACCAATTCCAACGATCCCACATCAAGCCCCACGAGCAAAAGGAAAAACCAAACTTGGGAAGTGAAAAGCTACATCGTCGATCCCAAAAACAAAGCCCCTATCAATGATCCTACTTGGGAAATTGTCGGCTTTGATTCAGCCACACATAAAATGAAATCCGCCCCCATGACTTTGGATTTTAAGGGTAATAAGCTCACCTACTCTTTGGATAAGAGCGAAAACCATGATTCTAGCGATTTGTCTTACCAAGACTCTAAACTTTTAGAAGCGAGTCAAGACGGCAAGCCTAGAGGCATTTTTAGAGACATGCGCATTGAAGAAAATGGCGTGATTTCTCTAGCCTTTAGTAATGGGGTGGTAGAGCCGGTCGCTCGCATCGGTATTTTGGCTTTCACTAACGATCAAGGCTTAAGAAAAATCGGCGGTAACCTCTATGAAATGCAAGAAGGCACCATTAATGGCGAAAACAGACCCCTAAGCGGTAACCCCATTTTAGGGTGGGACGAAGAGGGCAAGCTCAAATTTGGGAAAATCAGGCACAAATATTTAGAAACGAGCAACGTGAATGCCGGGAACGCCCTAACCAATCTCATTTTAATGCAAAGAGGCTATTCCATGAACGCTAGAGCCTTTGGCGCGGGCGATGACATGATTAAAGAAGCCATTAGCTTGAAAAAATAAGGGGCTAAAATAAGGAGTGTGGTAAAATACCCTTTTTAATAAGGATATTTAATGATACCCACACAGCTTAATGAAATTGCAGAATTTTTAAAAACAAACCCTTATAGTTTGTCTCAGCCCTTACAAGATGGGCGATTAAATCCATCTGTCAATGAAGAAGAAATTTTAAATACCATTAAGGGTAATTTTCCTATCCAACTGCCAAGAGCCAGAGAGTGGTGGGATTTTAGTTTTGAAGAAAATAAGATTTTTTATCCTGTTAATATTAAAACCACCACCACAAAAACCGCTGACAATCTTAATTGCAAATTAGGGATTTATTATGCGTTATGCGGCTTATTGCCGGAATTTAATAACGAAATCGCATGGGAAAAATACTTTCAAAAACTTCACAAAGACTTAGGCACAAACACCAATAGAGACTATTATTTTTTGATTATCAACAAAAACGATCCTAAAGACGTTTTTATCAATTCTTTAAAAGGCATTCAAACCCTCCAACCCAATAACTTGCCCTTCCAATGCAAGTGGGATAACAACAGAAAAATCGTTCAAAGAAGCTTTATTGAAAGTAAAAACTTCATCTTAAGCGCTTTAGCCAAAAGCGTTAAGTTACGAGCTAATATTTATTTAACATTCAAAGAATTTTTTGGAGAATTTTTTGTATCAATTAGAGATTAAAACTTTAGGGCAGGTTTTCACCCCTAAAAATATAGTGGATTTCATGCTCACTCTCAAGCAAAATCAATGGAGTGTTTTAGAGCCAAGCGCGGGCGATGGGAGTTTTTTAAAGCGTTTAAAAAAGGCTGTAGGGATTGAAATCGATCCTAAAATCTGCCCTAAAAATGCCCTTTGCATGGACTTTTTTGACTACCCTTTAGAAAATCAATTTGACACCATTATTGGTAACCCGCCCTATGTCAAACACAAGGATATTGCGCCAAGCACCAAAGAAAAACTCCATTACAGCCTTTTTGATGAAAGGAGTAACCTATACTTGTTTTTCATAGAAAAAGCGATCAAGCATTTAAAGCCTAATGGCGAATTGATTTTCATCACCCCAAGGGATTTTTTAAAATCCACTTCTAGCGTGAAATTAAACGAATGGATTTACAAAGAAGGCACGATAACGCATTTTTTTGAATTAGGCGATCAAAAGGTTTTCCCAAACGCCATGCCTAATTGCGTGATTTTTCATTTTTGTAAGGGTGATTTCAGTAGAATCACCAACGATGGTTTGCAATTCGTGTGCAAAAAAGGCATTTTGTATTTCCTCAACCAATCTTACACGCAAAAATTAAGCGAGGTTTTTAAGGTTAAGGTGGGGGCAGTGAGCGGGTGCGATAAGATTTTTAAAAATGAAACATACGGGAATTTAGAATTTGTCACCTCAATCACCAAAAGAACCAATGTTTTAGAAAAAATGGTTTTTGTCAATAAGCCTAATGACTATTTACTCCAGCATAAAGACAGCTTGATGCAAAGAAAGATTAAAAAATTCAATGAAAGTAATTGGTTTGAATGGGGGAGGATGCATCACATATCCCCTAAAAAACGCATTTATGTCAACGCCAAAACGCGCCAAAAAAACCCCTTTTTTATCCACCAATGCCCTAATTATGACGGCTCTATTTTAGCGCTATTCCCTTATGACCAAAATTTGGATTTACAAAGCCTCTGCGACAAACTCAACGCTATCAATTGGCAAGAATTGGGCTTTGTGTGTGATGGGCGTTTTTTGTTTTCGCAACGCTCTTTAGAAAACGCCCTTTTGCCTAAAGACTTTTTAAACTAGGATAAAACTTGTTAGAAACCTTACAATTAAACCCTGAGCAAAGAAAAGCGGCTTCGGCTTTGCAAGGGTATAATTTAATCATTGCGAGCGCTGGCACGGGAAAAACTTCTACCATTGTGGGGCGCATTTTACACCTGCTTAATAACGGCATCAAGCCTGAAGAAATCTTGCTTTTGACTTTCACCAATAAAGCGAGTAATGAAATGATCGCTAGGGTGGCTAAATACTCCAAATTAAGCTCCAAAATTGAAGCGGGCACTTTCCATGCGGTGGCGTATCGCTATTTAAAGGAGCATTACCCAAACTTAAGCCTAAAACAACCTAAGGAACTAAGAAAGCTTTTAGAAAGCATTGTGGACACTAAAAACGCGCTAAACGCAACAGATGAGGATAAAAAGCCCTACACTTCGCAGCATTTATACGCCCTTTATTCGCTTTACACTAACGCTCTAAAACAAGAAGATTTTAGCGCTTGGCTTTCTAGTAAAAACCCTGAACACGCGCCATACGCCGCCTTTTATGAAAACATTTTAGAAGAGTTTGAAAACACTAAAAAAAAGCATGATTATATTGACTATAACGACTTACTGCTGCTCTTTAAAAAGGCGATGCTAGAAAGACCCAGTCCTTATAAAGAAGTGCTTTGCGATGAATTTCAAGACACTAACCCCTTACAAGAATCCATTTTAGACGCTATCAACCCCCCTAGTTTGTTTTGCGTGGGCGATTACGATCAGAGCATTTACGCTTTTAACGGGGCGGATATTTCTATCATTTCTAATTTCACTCAAAAATACAAAAACGCCCGAGTTTTCACGCTCACCAAAAACTACCGCTCTTCTAAAGAGATTTTAGATCTCGCCAATCAAGTGATACAGCACAACCAACGCATTTACCCTAAAAATTTAGAAGTGGTGAAATCAGGGAAATTCAATAAACCCACGCTTTTAAATTACAACGACAACATCGCACAATGCCAAGACATCGCTAAACGCATTGTCATGCGAAAAAATTTTAAAGAAGTGGCGGTGATTTTTAGGAATAACGCTAGCGCGGATCAATTAGAAGCCGCTTTAAGATCCCACAACGTGCCAAGCAAACGAAAAGGGAGCGCGAGCTTTTTTGAATCCAAAGAAGTGGCGTTAGCGTTAGATATTTGCGCGCTATTATTTAACCCCAAAGACATTATGGCAGCGATTCATATTTTAAGCTATATCAGCGATATTGGCTCTAACACCGCTAAAGACATTCATGAAGCCTTAATGCTTTTAGGCAATGGCGATCTCAAATTGGCCTTAACTCAGCCTAACCAAGAAGCCAAAATTTACACGAAGAAAAAAGAAATCACCTCCATGGGGCTTTTTGAAGAAATTTTTGCCCTAGAAAACAGCTCAAGATTTAACAGCGTGATAGATAAGGCGTTTCATTCGCACCCGGTGTTGATGCACCCTAAAATCTCACTCAATGGGGCTAAAACGCTGAGCGATTTTTTCATGCTCTATACCAAAGCCCCTACCCATTCCCCTAGCGCTTTAATCAAACACATTCTAGAAAGCGCGTTTTTTCAAACCTTTAAAACACGCCTTTTAAAAGAGCGATCCAAAAATAAGGACGGCTCTTATAACGAGTTTAAAAAACTCCAAGCGCAAAAACGCTTCAATGAAAAAATGGACTTGCTGAGTTCTCTGGCGAAAAATTACCAAAATTTAGGGCGTTTTTTAAACGGCACTTTAATAGGCTCAAGTGAAGCCACGCAAGGCGAGGGCGTGAATTTATTGAGCGTGCATGCTTCTAAAGGCTTAGAGTTTAAAGACGTCTATATTATAGATTTAATGGAGGGCCGTTTCCCTAACCATAAGCTCATGAATACCGGTGGGGGCATTGAAGAAGAAAGGCGGCTTTTTTATGTCGCTATCACAAGGGCTAAGGAAAATTTATGGCTTTCTTATGCGAAAAACGAATTGAGGGAAAACGCCAAACCCAAAGAGCATAAGCCCTCGGTGTTTTTGTATGAAGCGGGACTTTTGAAACCTGATTCAAAATAAAATTGATTTTTGTATTGTTTGTTTAAGCAGAAAATGATATGATTATAGCGATAGTTAAGCCCCTAAGAGCTAGGAACTCTTAAGAGCTTGTTTTTAATAAAGTGGCAGTGTCAAGATAACCACTAAAACTGTCGCTATAAAAACAATTTTCCAAAAACGAATTTTATGGTAGTGCCTCCTAACGGAGTGCCACCCACTGCAATCTCCCAACCCATTAGATCAGAAACAACTAATTGCTCCAAATTCGCTTAACACTAGAATCGCTACCATGTCATATCATTAGAGTATTATAATGGGATTTTTATGAGATGCAAGAAAAACACAAAAAAAACGCTAGCAAGATTTTAACTCTAGCTTGCGCTAGAGCCAAAATTTTAGTATAATGGCGTGGCGTTGCGATGGCCATTAAAACTATGATCACTAATAGTAACTTCATAGTTGGTTATCTCCTTTCTGGGATAACCACCCGCTATTATCCCAAACCCTAACATGCTCCAAATTTTCGCAACAAAAGAGAAACCTAGAAATGACTACTTGCGTTGGCGTGATTATAGTTTAAAAAACCTAAAAATGCCAAAAAGCGTTTTTTAAAAACCCCAAAATTTAAGGCTAATCCCCCTATAGATCCCGTTTTTTTTTTTTTTGTAAAAAGCGTCTCAATTGTTGTAACTTTATTTCCTTTATAAGGGGTCTTTAAGGGGGTTTTTAAGGTTAGTTTAATTTTCATTATGTGAAAATATCACAATTACATTTGACAATTTGTATTACTAAACATTATTTACAAATTTACAAGCTCTGATGTAACTGAATCCCAATTTAATCTCAATCAAGGAGCATCCCATTGATAAGGAAAATTATGATAAAGAAGAATAGAACGCTGTTTCTTAGTCTAGCCCTTTGCGCTAGCATAAGTTATGCCGAAGACGATGGAGGGTTTTTCACCGTCGGTTATCAGCTCGGACAAGTCATGCAAGATGTCCAAAACCCAGGCGGTGCTAAAAGCGACGAACTCGCCAGAGAGCTTAACGCTGATGTAACGAACAACATTTTAAACAACAACACCGGAGGCAATGTCGCAGGGGCGTTGAGTAACGCTTTCTCCCAATACCTTTATTCGCTTTTAGGGGCTTACCCCACGAAACTCAATGGTAACGATGTGTCTGCGAACGCTCTTTTACAGGGTGCGGTAGGCAGTGGGACTTGCGCGGCTGCAGGGACGGCTAATAGCAGCTCTCTTGATAATAGCCAAAGCGCTTGCACCGCTGCGGGCTATTACTGGCTCCCTAGCTTGACTGACAAGATTTTAAGCACGATCGGCAGCCAGACTAACTACGGCACGAACACCAATTTCCCTAACATGCAACAACAGCTCACCTACTTGAACGCGGGGAACGTGTTTTTTAACGCGATGAATAAGGCTTTAGAGGCTAAGAATGGAACTACTATTGCTAGCGGTGCGACTGGTTCAGATGGTCAAACTTACTCCACACAAGCCATTCAATACCTTCAAAACCAACAAAATATCCTCAATAACGCAGCGAACTTGCTCAAGCAAGACGAATTGCTCTTAGAAGCTTTCAACTCTGCCGTAGCCGCCAACATTGGGAATAAGGAATTCAATTCAGCCGCTTTTACAGGTTTGGTGCAAGGCATCATTGATCAATCTCAAGCGGTTTATAACGAGCTCACTAAAAACACCATTAGCGGGAGCGCGGTTAATAGCGCTGGGATAAATTCCAACCAAGCTAACGCTGTGCAAGGGCGCGCCAGTCAGCTCCCTAACGCTCTTTATAACGCGCAAGTAACTTTGAATAAGATCAACGCGCTCAACAATCAGGTTAGGAGCATGCCTTATTTGCCCCAATTCAGAGCCGGTAACAGCCGTTCAACGAATATCATGAACGGGTTTTACACCAAAATAGGCTATAAGCAATTCTTTGGGAAGAAAAGGAATATCGGTTTGCGCTATTACGGCTTCTTCTCTTATAATGGGGCGAGCGTGGGCTTTAGATCCACTCAAAACAGCGTAGGGTTATACACTTATGGGGTGGGGACTGATGTGTTGTATAACATCTTTAGCCGCTCCTATCAAAACCGCTCTGTGGATATGGGCTTTTTTAGCGGTATCCAATTAGCCGGCGAAACCGTCCAATCCACGCTCAGAGATGACCCCAATGTGAAATTGCATGGGAAAATCAATAACACGCACTTCCAGTTCCTCTTTGACTTTGGTATGAGGATGAACTTCGGTAAGTTAGATGGGAAATCCAACCGCCACAACCAGCACACGGTGGAATTTGGCGTGGTGGTGCCTACGATTTATAACACTTATTACAAATCCGCAGGGACTACCGTGAAGTATTTCCGTCCTTATAGCGTTTATTGGTCTTATGGGTATTCATTCTAAGAAAGGGGGGAAGAGACAAACATGAAACAAAATTTAAAGCCATTCAAAATGATTAAGGAAAATTTAATGACACAATCTCAAAAAGTAAGATTCTTAGCCCCTTTGAGCCTAGCGTTAAGCTTGAGTTTCAATCCAGTGGGCGCTGAAGAAGATGGGGGCTTTATGACCTTTGGGTATGAATTAGGTCAGGTGGTCCAACAAGTGAAAAACCCGGGTAAAATCAAAGCCGAAGAATTAGCAGGTCTGTTAAACTCTACCACGACAAACAACACCAATATCAATATTGCAGGCACAGGAGGGAATGTCGCCGGGACTTTGGGCAACCTTTTTATGAACCAATTGGGCAATTTGATTGATTTGTATCCTACTTTGAACACTGATAATCTTCACCAATGTGGTAGCACTAATAGCGGTAATCATGCTACTGCTGCCGCTACTACTAACAATAACCCTTGTTTCCAAGGCAACCTGTCTCTTTATAACGAAATGGTTAGCTCTATCAAAACTTTGAGACAAAACATCAGCAACAATATCTTCCAAGGCAACAACAACACCACGAGCGCTAATCTCTCCAACCAGCTCAGTGAGTTGAACACCGCTAGCGTTTATTTGACTTACATGAACTCATTCTTAAACGCCAACAACCAAGCAGGTGGGATCTTTCAAAATAACACCAATCAAGCTTATGGGAATGGGGTTACCGCCCAACAAATCGCTTATGTCTTAAAGCAAGCTTCAATCACCATGGGGCCAAGCGGTGATAGCGGGGCTGCAGGAGCGTTTTTAGACGCCGCTTTAGCCCAACATGTCTTCAACTCGGCTAACGCCGGGAATGATTTGAGCGCTAAGGAATTCACTAGCTTAGTGCAAAACATCGTCAGTAACTCTCAAAACGCTTTAACGCTAGCCAACAACGCTAAC
Protein-coding regions in this window:
- a CDS encoding flagellar hook protein FlgE, yielding MNDTLLNAYSGIKTHQFGIDSLSNNIANVNTLGYRSNDPEFKTLFSSHLDALNAKSVVANDRNYGVTGSGNVLSNKDGEYMPSEGEFHMAYQGKGWFVIGPNKNGEMTINKDGFSKKQDNFLTRAGNFARDADGYLVTPEGYYVYGIDLKKIKDGTLNSTARDEDIEKLHGNTLSPLQIPQDLTYQPVLSTKVNISVNLNPKDHLKGVQDFFLNDKGEIIKERFLNQDINALANDDNEPIDAITNRKLNVSIQKGDGKKEDFVFTYGDAEKGENQFKTLGDLQKLLKEKTGLDLNLIKSEKDAKSPPLLLEIANPSETPITFSLSGGIADKLGLNANQMELKKGISRDSVAIKIPYYSTEVDIYDKAGDKYLLQSEYYMTNSNDPTSSPTSKRKNQTWEVKSYIVDPKNKAPINDPTWEIVGFDSATHKMKSAPMTLDFKGNKLTYSLDKSENHDSSDLSYQDSKLLEASQDGKPRGIFRDMRIEENGVISLAFSNGVVEPVARIGILAFTNDQGLRKIGGNLYEMQEGTINGENRPLSGNPILGWDEEGKLKFGKIRHKYLETSNVNAGNALTNLILMQRGYSMNARAFGAGDDMIKEAISLKK
- a CDS encoding restriction endonuclease, producing the protein MIPTQLNEIAEFLKTNPYSLSQPLQDGRLNPSVNEEEILNTIKGNFPIQLPRAREWWDFSFEENKIFYPVNIKTTTTKTADNLNCKLGIYYALCGLLPEFNNEIAWEKYFQKLHKDLGTNTNRDYYFLIINKNDPKDVFINSLKGIQTLQPNNLPFQCKWDNNRKIVQRSFIESKNFILSALAKSVKLRANIYLTFKEFFGEFFVSIRD
- a CDS encoding class I SAM-dependent methyltransferase, with amino-acid sequence MENFLYQLEIKTLGQVFTPKNIVDFMLTLKQNQWSVLEPSAGDGSFLKRLKKAVGIEIDPKICPKNALCMDFFDYPLENQFDTIIGNPPYVKHKDIAPSTKEKLHYSLFDERSNLYLFFIEKAIKHLKPNGELIFITPRDFLKSTSSVKLNEWIYKEGTITHFFELGDQKVFPNAMPNCVIFHFCKGDFSRITNDGLQFVCKKGILYFLNQSYTQKLSEVFKVKVGAVSGCDKIFKNETYGNLEFVTSITKRTNVLEKMVFVNKPNDYLLQHKDSLMQRKIKKFNESNWFEWGRMHHISPKKRIYVNAKTRQKNPFFIHQCPNYDGSILALFPYDQNLDLQSLCDKLNAINWQELGFVCDGRFLFSQRSLENALLPKDFLN
- a CDS encoding ATP-dependent helicase, which translates into the protein MLETLQLNPEQRKAASALQGYNLIIASAGTGKTSTIVGRILHLLNNGIKPEEILLLTFTNKASNEMIARVAKYSKLSSKIEAGTFHAVAYRYLKEHYPNLSLKQPKELRKLLESIVDTKNALNATDEDKKPYTSQHLYALYSLYTNALKQEDFSAWLSSKNPEHAPYAAFYENILEEFENTKKKHDYIDYNDLLLLFKKAMLERPSPYKEVLCDEFQDTNPLQESILDAINPPSLFCVGDYDQSIYAFNGADISIISNFTQKYKNARVFTLTKNYRSSKEILDLANQVIQHNQRIYPKNLEVVKSGKFNKPTLLNYNDNIAQCQDIAKRIVMRKNFKEVAVIFRNNASADQLEAALRSHNVPSKRKGSASFFESKEVALALDICALLFNPKDIMAAIHILSYISDIGSNTAKDIHEALMLLGNGDLKLALTQPNQEAKIYTKKKEITSMGLFEEIFALENSSRFNSVIDKAFHSHPVLMHPKISLNGAKTLSDFFMLYTKAPTHSPSALIKHILESAFFQTFKTRLLKERSKNKDGSYNEFKKLQAQKRFNEKMDLLSSLAKNYQNLGRFLNGTLIGSSEATQGEGVNLLSVHASKGLEFKDVYIIDLMEGRFPNHKLMNTGGGIEEERRLFYVAITRAKENLWLSYAKNELRENAKPKEHKPSVFLYEAGLLKPDSK
- the alpA gene encoding Hop family adhesin AlpA, which produces MIKKNRTLFLSLALCASISYAEDDGGFFTVGYQLGQVMQDVQNPGGAKSDELARELNADVTNNILNNNTGGNVAGALSNAFSQYLYSLLGAYPTKLNGNDVSANALLQGAVGSGTCAAAGTANSSSLDNSQSACTAAGYYWLPSLTDKILSTIGSQTNYGTNTNFPNMQQQLTYLNAGNVFFNAMNKALEAKNGTTIASGATGSDGQTYSTQAIQYLQNQQNILNNAANLLKQDELLLEAFNSAVAANIGNKEFNSAAFTGLVQGIIDQSQAVYNELTKNTISGSAVNSAGINSNQANAVQGRASQLPNALYNAQVTLNKINALNNQVRSMPYLPQFRAGNSRSTNIMNGFYTKIGYKQFFGKKRNIGLRYYGFFSYNGASVGFRSTQNSVGLYTYGVGTDVLYNIFSRSYQNRSVDMGFFSGIQLAGETVQSTLRDDPNVKLHGKINNTHFQFLFDFGMRMNFGKLDGKSNRHNQHTVEFGVVVPTIYNTYYKSAGTTVKYFRPYSVYWSYGYSF
- the alpB gene encoding Hop family adhesin AlpB, whose amino-acid sequence is MKQNLKPFKMIKENLMTQSQKVRFLAPLSLALSLSFNPVGAEEDGGFMTFGYELGQVVQQVKNPGKIKAEELAGLLNSTTTNNTNINIAGTGGNVAGTLGNLFMNQLGNLIDLYPTLNTDNLHQCGSTNSGNHATAAATTNNNPCFQGNLSLYNEMVSSIKTLRQNISNNIFQGNNNTTSANLSNQLSELNTASVYLTYMNSFLNANNQAGGIFQNNTNQAYGNGVTAQQIAYVLKQASITMGPSGDSGAAGAFLDAALAQHVFNSANAGNDLSAKEFTSLVQNIVSNSQNALTLANNANISNSTGYQVSYGGNIDQTRSTQLLNNTTNTLAKVTALNNELKANPWLGNFAAGNSSQVNAFNGFITKIGYKQFFGENKNVGLRYYGFFSYNGAGVGNGPTYNQVNLLTYGVGTDVLYNVFSRSFGSRSLNAGFFGGIQLAGDTYISTLRNSPQLASRPTATKFQFLFDVGLRMNFGILKKDLKSHNQHSIEIGVQIPTIYNTYYKAGGAEVKYFRPYSVYWVYGYAF